Proteins encoded by one window of Papio anubis isolate 15944 chromosome 7, Panubis1.0, whole genome shotgun sequence:
- the GPR132 gene encoding probable G-protein coupled receptor 132 isoform X2, producing the protein MRRNATLVTSTTPWASLGLPAKTCNNVSFEESRIVLVVVYSAVCTLGMPANCLTAWLALLQVLQGNVLAVYLLCLALCELLYTSTLPLWVIYIRNQHRWTLGVLACKVTAYIFFCNIYVSILFLCCISCDRFVAVVYALESRGHRRQRTAILISACIFILVGIVHYPVFEMEDKETCFDMLQMDSTIAGYYYARFTVGFAIPLSIIAFTNHRIFRSIKQSMGLSAAQKAKVKNSAIAVVVIFLVCFAPYHLVLLVKAAAFSYYRGDRNAVCGLEERLYTASVVFLCLSTVNSVADPIIYVLATDHSRQEVSRIHKGWKHWSVRTDITRLTHTRDIEELQSPMALADNYTFSRPVHPPGSPSPTKKLIEESC; encoded by the exons ATGCGGA GAAACGCCACCCTAGTGACCAGCACTACCCCGTGGGCCTCCCTGGGTCTCCCCGCCAAGACCTGTAACAACGTGTCCTTCGAGGAGAGCAGGATAGTCCTGGTCGTGGTATACAGCGCAGTGTGCACGCTGGGGATGCCAGCAAACTGCCTGACTGCGTGGCTGGCGCTGCTGCAGGTGCTGCAGGGCAACGTGCTGGCCGTCTACCTGCTCTGCCTGGCGCTCTGCGAGCTGCTCTACACCAGCACACTGCCGCTCTGGGTCATCTATATCCGCAACCAGCACCGCTGGACCCTGGGTGTGCTGGCCTGCAAGGTGACCGCCTACATCTTCTTCTGCAACATCTACGTCAGCATCCTCTTCCTGTGCTGCATCTCCTGCGACCGCTTCGTGGCCGTGGTGTATGCGCTGGAGAGTCGGGGCCACCGCCGCCAGAGGACCGCCATCCTCATCTCCGCCTGCATCTTTATCCTCGTCGGTATCGTTCACTACCCAGTGTTCGAGATGGAAGACAAGGAAACCTGCTTCGACATGCTGCAGATGGACAGCACGATTGCCGGGTACTACTACGCCAGGTTCACCGTTGGCTTTGCCATCCCTCTTTCCATCATCGCCTTCACCAACCACCGGATTTTCAGGAGCATCAAGCAGAGCATGGGCTTAAGCGCCGCCCAGAAGGCCAAAGTGAAGAACTCGGCCATCGCAGTTGTTGTCATCTTCCTGGTCTGCTTCGCCCCGTACCACCTGGTTCTCCTCGTCAAAGCCGCTGCCTTTTCCTACTACAGAGGAGACAGGAACGCTGTGTGCGGCTTGGAGGAAAGGCTGTACACAGCCTCTGTGGTGTTTCTGTGCCTGTCCACGGTGAACAGCGTGGCTGACCCCATTATCTACGTGCTGGCCACGGACCATTCCCGCCAAGAAGTGTCCAGAATCCATAAGGGGTGGAAACACTGGTCCGTGAGGACAGACATCACCAGGCTCACCCACACCAGGGACATCGAGGAGCTGCAGTCGCCCATGGCCCTTGCAGACAACTATACCTTCTCCAGGCCCGTGCACCCACCAGGGTCACCAAGCCCCACAAAGAAGCTGATTGAGGAGTCCTGCTGA
- the GPR132 gene encoding probable G-protein coupled receptor 132 isoform X1 has protein sequence MPGNATLVTSTTPWASLGLPAKTCNNVSFEESRIVLVVVYSAVCTLGMPANCLTAWLALLQVLQGNVLAVYLLCLALCELLYTSTLPLWVIYIRNQHRWTLGVLACKVTAYIFFCNIYVSILFLCCISCDRFVAVVYALESRGHRRQRTAILISACIFILVGIVHYPVFEMEDKETCFDMLQMDSTIAGYYYARFTVGFAIPLSIIAFTNHRIFRSIKQSMGLSAAQKAKVKNSAIAVVVIFLVCFAPYHLVLLVKAAAFSYYRGDRNAVCGLEERLYTASVVFLCLSTVNSVADPIIYVLATDHSRQEVSRIHKGWKHWSVRTDITRLTHTRDIEELQSPMALADNYTFSRPVHPPGSPSPTKKLIEESC, from the exons ATGCCAG GAAACGCCACCCTAGTGACCAGCACTACCCCGTGGGCCTCCCTGGGTCTCCCCGCCAAGACCTGTAACAACGTGTCCTTCGAGGAGAGCAGGATAGTCCTGGTCGTGGTATACAGCGCAGTGTGCACGCTGGGGATGCCAGCAAACTGCCTGACTGCGTGGCTGGCGCTGCTGCAGGTGCTGCAGGGCAACGTGCTGGCCGTCTACCTGCTCTGCCTGGCGCTCTGCGAGCTGCTCTACACCAGCACACTGCCGCTCTGGGTCATCTATATCCGCAACCAGCACCGCTGGACCCTGGGTGTGCTGGCCTGCAAGGTGACCGCCTACATCTTCTTCTGCAACATCTACGTCAGCATCCTCTTCCTGTGCTGCATCTCCTGCGACCGCTTCGTGGCCGTGGTGTATGCGCTGGAGAGTCGGGGCCACCGCCGCCAGAGGACCGCCATCCTCATCTCCGCCTGCATCTTTATCCTCGTCGGTATCGTTCACTACCCAGTGTTCGAGATGGAAGACAAGGAAACCTGCTTCGACATGCTGCAGATGGACAGCACGATTGCCGGGTACTACTACGCCAGGTTCACCGTTGGCTTTGCCATCCCTCTTTCCATCATCGCCTTCACCAACCACCGGATTTTCAGGAGCATCAAGCAGAGCATGGGCTTAAGCGCCGCCCAGAAGGCCAAAGTGAAGAACTCGGCCATCGCAGTTGTTGTCATCTTCCTGGTCTGCTTCGCCCCGTACCACCTGGTTCTCCTCGTCAAAGCCGCTGCCTTTTCCTACTACAGAGGAGACAGGAACGCTGTGTGCGGCTTGGAGGAAAGGCTGTACACAGCCTCTGTGGTGTTTCTGTGCCTGTCCACGGTGAACAGCGTGGCTGACCCCATTATCTACGTGCTGGCCACGGACCATTCCCGCCAAGAAGTGTCCAGAATCCATAAGGGGTGGAAACACTGGTCCGTGAGGACAGACATCACCAGGCTCACCCACACCAGGGACATCGAGGAGCTGCAGTCGCCCATGGCCCTTGCAGACAACTATACCTTCTCCAGGCCCGTGCACCCACCAGGGTCACCAAGCCCCACAAAGAAGCTGATTGAGGAGTCCTGCTGA
- the GPR132 gene encoding probable G-protein coupled receptor 132 isoform X3 — MPANCLTAWLALLQVLQGNVLAVYLLCLALCELLYTSTLPLWVIYIRNQHRWTLGVLACKVTAYIFFCNIYVSILFLCCISCDRFVAVVYALESRGHRRQRTAILISACIFILVGIVHYPVFEMEDKETCFDMLQMDSTIAGYYYARFTVGFAIPLSIIAFTNHRIFRSIKQSMGLSAAQKAKVKNSAIAVVVIFLVCFAPYHLVLLVKAAAFSYYRGDRNAVCGLEERLYTASVVFLCLSTVNSVADPIIYVLATDHSRQEVSRIHKGWKHWSVRTDITRLTHTRDIEELQSPMALADNYTFSRPVHPPGSPSPTKKLIEESC; from the coding sequence ATGCCAGCAAACTGCCTGACTGCGTGGCTGGCGCTGCTGCAGGTGCTGCAGGGCAACGTGCTGGCCGTCTACCTGCTCTGCCTGGCGCTCTGCGAGCTGCTCTACACCAGCACACTGCCGCTCTGGGTCATCTATATCCGCAACCAGCACCGCTGGACCCTGGGTGTGCTGGCCTGCAAGGTGACCGCCTACATCTTCTTCTGCAACATCTACGTCAGCATCCTCTTCCTGTGCTGCATCTCCTGCGACCGCTTCGTGGCCGTGGTGTATGCGCTGGAGAGTCGGGGCCACCGCCGCCAGAGGACCGCCATCCTCATCTCCGCCTGCATCTTTATCCTCGTCGGTATCGTTCACTACCCAGTGTTCGAGATGGAAGACAAGGAAACCTGCTTCGACATGCTGCAGATGGACAGCACGATTGCCGGGTACTACTACGCCAGGTTCACCGTTGGCTTTGCCATCCCTCTTTCCATCATCGCCTTCACCAACCACCGGATTTTCAGGAGCATCAAGCAGAGCATGGGCTTAAGCGCCGCCCAGAAGGCCAAAGTGAAGAACTCGGCCATCGCAGTTGTTGTCATCTTCCTGGTCTGCTTCGCCCCGTACCACCTGGTTCTCCTCGTCAAAGCCGCTGCCTTTTCCTACTACAGAGGAGACAGGAACGCTGTGTGCGGCTTGGAGGAAAGGCTGTACACAGCCTCTGTGGTGTTTCTGTGCCTGTCCACGGTGAACAGCGTGGCTGACCCCATTATCTACGTGCTGGCCACGGACCATTCCCGCCAAGAAGTGTCCAGAATCCATAAGGGGTGGAAACACTGGTCCGTGAGGACAGACATCACCAGGCTCACCCACACCAGGGACATCGAGGAGCTGCAGTCGCCCATGGCCCTTGCAGACAACTATACCTTCTCCAGGCCCGTGCACCCACCAGGGTCACCAAGCCCCACAAAGAAGCTGATTGAGGAGTCCTGCTGA